One window of Nitrospiria bacterium genomic DNA carries:
- a CDS encoding redoxin domain-containing protein, with product MIRFWHIVLVVCFFGLITLFYKGLWGDPRSIPTILVGTQAPNFSGPEVGTETSISLSDYQGKVVMVNFWASWCLECRYEHENLLAIQDRFGGNPDFVMLGINYQDKEKDALEYLGIHGSNFRHVRDVKGAISIDFGVYGVPETFVFDQQGIIRFKFVGPIMGATYTHVVENVLQPLLRKETPSVS from the coding sequence GTGATCCGTTTTTGGCATATTGTTTTGGTGGTTTGTTTTTTTGGTCTGATCACCCTTTTTTACAAAGGATTGTGGGGGGACCCTCGAAGTATTCCAACCATATTGGTTGGGACCCAAGCCCCAAATTTTTCAGGGCCGGAGGTGGGAACCGAAACGTCGATTTCTTTAAGTGATTATCAGGGAAAAGTTGTCATGGTCAACTTTTGGGCCTCCTGGTGTTTAGAATGTCGCTATGAGCATGAAAATCTTCTGGCTATTCAAGACCGGTTTGGAGGAAACCCGGATTTTGTCATGCTCGGTATCAATTATCAGGACAAAGAAAAAGATGCCCTGGAATACCTTGGGATCCACGGAAGCAACTTCAGACATGTGCGGGATGTGAAGGGGGCTATTTCCATCGATTTTGGGGTTTATGGGGTTCCCGAAACGTTTGTGTTTGACCAACAAGGAATCATTCGTTTTAAGTTTGTGGGGCCCATTATGGGTGCTACCTATACCCACGTTGTTGAAAATGTTCTTCAACCCTTATTAAGAAAAGAAACTCCTTCCGTTTCATGA
- the ccmC gene encoding heme ABC transporter permease CcmC yields the protein MIIGFFRRFEGWFGVSGALCVLTGLYLALVSSPPDYYQGEVVRIMYVHVPLAKTSLLAYTTLFFGSLWYLWKRDPMVDNMCRAAAGIGVLFTAGALITGSIWAKPTWNTWWTWDARLISFSILLLILMGYLMLRAFMDDKEKEARYAAVFAIVGFVDLPIVYFSVEWWRTLHQPASVSMRGLSLSAEIFFPLTIMAVGFLFLFIYLISVRTQMIYLEELLEAKQGSLLNKGGEVIKSA from the coding sequence ATGATCATTGGTTTTTTTCGTCGATTTGAGGGATGGTTTGGGGTCTCAGGAGCCCTCTGCGTGTTAACCGGCCTTTATCTGGCATTGGTCAGTTCACCCCCTGATTATTATCAAGGGGAGGTGGTTCGAATTATGTATGTTCATGTTCCCTTGGCCAAAACTTCATTATTGGCTTATACTACTCTTTTTTTTGGGAGCCTTTGGTATCTTTGGAAACGAGATCCAATGGTTGATAATATGTGTCGGGCAGCTGCGGGTATTGGTGTGCTTTTTACCGCTGGAGCCCTCATTACCGGCTCTATTTGGGCCAAACCCACCTGGAATACCTGGTGGACCTGGGATGCCCGGTTAATTTCTTTTTCGATTTTGTTACTCATTCTGATGGGTTATTTGATGTTAAGGGCGTTTATGGATGATAAAGAAAAGGAAGCCCGGTATGCTGCCGTGTTTGCCATCGTGGGGTTTGTGGACCTTCCCATCGTCTATTTTTCAGTGGAATGGTGGAGAACACTTCATCAACCCGCATCGGTTTCAATGAGAGGACTGAGTCTTTCTGCGGAAATATTTTTTCCATTAACGATCATGGCGGTGGGTTTTTTATTCCTCTTTATTTATTTAATAAGCGTCCGGACTCAAATGATTTATTTGGAAGAACTTTTAGAGGCCAAACAGGGAAGTTTGTTAAATAAAGGGGGGGAAGTAATCAAAAGCGCGTGA
- a CDS encoding tetratricopeptide repeat protein, with amino-acid sequence MFVIVVGSLLAGTVLFLAYPFLKTIEVQGDFIHDLSEDQEKIDLEIEKESLLHSLSELEDERVQGKFSETDYLKLKAIDEYRFAKVLNRLDQLTPHSKTAPFAKSSKTPNTAPGTGWAFAVTLGVLVMGGSAGIYSFLHWKEGQTRNAAQPMAQASIPGMPNPLEMVARLEERLKENPNDLQGQILAGRSYLALNRVEEAKRAWEKVVELDPRNHEAHFNVAVILIETAETGQLPSYENALTHLEKALVKFPREPALLWYKGLALVHLQRFSEADESWTTA; translated from the coding sequence ATGTTTGTCATTGTAGTGGGTTCTCTGTTAGCCGGTACCGTTCTTTTTTTAGCCTACCCTTTTTTAAAGACCATTGAGGTGCAGGGGGACTTTATTCATGATCTTTCTGAAGATCAAGAAAAAATTGATTTAGAAATCGAAAAAGAATCCCTTCTTCATTCCCTATCCGAATTAGAAGATGAGAGGGTGCAGGGAAAATTTTCAGAAACTGATTATTTAAAATTAAAAGCCATCGATGAATATCGCTTCGCAAAAGTTCTCAACCGTCTGGATCAATTAACACCCCATTCTAAAACGGCTCCATTTGCCAAAAGTTCAAAAACACCCAATACCGCACCCGGTACGGGTTGGGCCTTTGCGGTTACCTTAGGTGTTTTGGTTATGGGGGGATCCGCGGGAATTTATTCTTTTTTACATTGGAAGGAAGGGCAAACCCGAAATGCGGCTCAACCAATGGCCCAGGCTTCGATACCAGGCATGCCCAACCCTTTGGAAATGGTTGCCCGTTTAGAGGAGCGGTTAAAAGAGAACCCCAATGATCTCCAGGGACAAATTTTGGCGGGGCGCTCCTACCTGGCATTAAACCGGGTTGAGGAGGCAAAGAGGGCATGGGAAAAAGTGGTGGAATTGGATCCCAGAAATCATGAAGCCCATTTTAATGTTGCAGTCATTCTCATTGAAACCGCTGAGACCGGCCAGCTGCCTAGCTATGAGAATGCCCTGACTCATTTGGAAAAGGCCTTGGTTAAATTTCCGAGGGAGCCCGCTCTTTTATGGTACAAAGGACTTGCTTTGGTACATCTTCAACGATTTTCAGAAGCCGATGAAAGTTGGACAACCGCTTT
- a CDS encoding carboxymuconolactone decarboxylase family protein yields MMPQTLTRFRKQFPEVWKAYANLRDTCTDTGPLDEKTVELIKVGISAALGREGGLVAHVSRARKAGASPAETYQAILQGMGLTGFPTILAAFQVVHEVFKRKKRTR; encoded by the coding sequence ATGATGCCTCAGACACTTACACGTTTTAGGAAACAGTTTCCAGAGGTCTGGAAAGCCTATGCCAATCTTCGGGATACCTGCACGGACACAGGACCTTTGGATGAAAAGACGGTGGAACTCATTAAGGTGGGGATATCAGCGGCTTTGGGGCGTGAAGGGGGGCTCGTTGCCCATGTCTCCAGAGCGAGGAAGGCTGGTGCCAGCCCGGCTGAAACCTACCAGGCCATTCTTCAGGGCATGGGTTTGACCGGATTTCCAACTATTTTAGCCGCGTTCCAAGTGGTTCATGAAGTGTTCAAGAGGAAGAAAAGAACCAGGTGA
- the ccmA gene encoding heme ABC exporter ATP-binding protein CcmA: MKAVQGFQISKGYHHFQVLREVSFEVEEGECFALFGPNGAGKTTLLKILSTLQRPTSGTFQMMGLDGVKDRDKVRNLFLLVGHGSYLYNELDALENINFSLALRGISRTDQEVKKALDRVDIGPFARFKVRAFSEGMKKRLAMAKTILVHPKVLLLDEPYSALDESGMGLVNQFMKDITEQGTAILMTTHNRTKTAEVAHRAACLQQGVMKEIAVQELVEAHELF; encoded by the coding sequence TTGAAGGCGGTTCAGGGGTTTCAAATTTCAAAGGGTTACCACCATTTTCAGGTTCTGAGAGAGGTTTCTTTTGAGGTTGAAGAGGGGGAATGTTTTGCTTTGTTTGGCCCTAACGGAGCCGGAAAAACCACCCTTTTAAAAATATTATCAACGCTTCAACGTCCAACCTCCGGGACCTTTCAGATGATGGGGTTGGATGGGGTGAAAGACCGGGATAAAGTTCGAAATTTATTTTTACTCGTAGGGCATGGATCCTACCTTTATAATGAATTGGATGCCCTTGAAAATATAAATTTTTCTTTGGCTCTCAGGGGGATTTCCCGAACGGATCAAGAAGTAAAAAAGGCTTTGGATCGGGTGGATATCGGTCCATTTGCCAGATTTAAAGTGCGGGCATTTTCAGAGGGGATGAAAAAACGGTTGGCTATGGCCAAAACCATTTTGGTTCACCCCAAGGTTCTCCTGTTGGATGAGCCTTACTCTGCTTTGGATGAATCCGGGATGGGCCTTGTGAATCAATTTATGAAGGACATCACAGAACAGGGAACTGCAATTTTAATGACTACCCATAATCGAACGAAAACAGCCGAGGTAGCCCATCGGGCCGCCTGTCTTCAGCAAGGGGTAATGAAGGAAATTGCTGTTCAGGAGCTGGTGGAGGCCCATGAGCTTTTTTAG
- the ccmE gene encoding cytochrome c maturation protein CcmE translates to MSKNKRYGLIISMLIVGVALGYLALGNFGENLVYFFTPSEVIALSKEYYGKKVRVGGMVVEGSLKVVPNTLKMTFELTDGENQIPVAFEGIPPDLFKEGQGAVVEGFWDTEKTFRSHMIMAKHSEDYMPIELKQAGVQLPKKDFIKTLQ, encoded by the coding sequence TTGAGTAAGAATAAGCGATATGGCCTGATTATCAGCATGTTGATCGTTGGGGTAGCATTAGGGTACTTGGCGTTAGGGAATTTTGGAGAAAACCTGGTTTACTTTTTTACCCCCTCGGAAGTGATTGCCCTCTCCAAAGAATATTACGGTAAAAAGGTCAGAGTCGGAGGAATGGTAGTGGAGGGCAGCCTAAAGGTGGTTCCCAATACACTCAAAATGACTTTTGAATTAACGGATGGTGAAAATCAAATTCCGGTGGCTTTTGAGGGAATTCCCCCTGATTTGTTTAAGGAGGGCCAAGGGGCCGTGGTGGAAGGGTTTTGGGACACGGAGAAAACGTTTCGCTCTCATATGATCATGGCCAAACATTCCGAGGACTATATGCCCATTGAATTAAAACAAGCGGGGGTTCAATTGCCCAAAAAGGATTTTATTAAAACGCTTCAATAG
- a CDS encoding cytochrome c-type biogenesis protein encodes MIWILPFIIFSSFTFPIVSMGNVIDERKIDLQVRDLAKTLRCAVCQNESIWESNAELAKQMRAIIRERLEKGESTEDIRAYFLSRYGDYILLKPQKKGLNWLLWGGPFLLLLVGGVILYRTLGKWVRETQKEKPEGVPSIDESSRKRIDQELRKFRE; translated from the coding sequence ATGATTTGGATCCTTCCTTTCATTATTTTTTCCTCTTTTACCTTTCCGATCGTATCGATGGGAAATGTGATTGATGAAAGAAAAATTGATCTTCAAGTCCGGGATTTAGCCAAAACCCTTCGCTGCGCGGTTTGTCAGAATGAGTCCATTTGGGAATCCAATGCAGAATTGGCCAAGCAGATGCGGGCGATTATTCGGGAGCGGTTGGAGAAAGGGGAATCTACCGAAGACATTCGTGCCTATTTTTTAAGCCGGTATGGGGATTACATCCTTTTGAAACCTCAAAAAAAGGGTCTCAATTGGCTATTATGGGGTGGTCCATTCCTCCTTCTTTTGGTGGGTGGGGTGATTCTCTACCGAACCTTGGGGAAATGGGTTAGGGAGACCCAGAAAGAAAAGCCAGAAGGGGTTCCCTCTATCGATGAATCCTCACGCAAACGGATCGACCAGGAACTACGGAAATTCCGAGAATAA
- a CDS encoding heme exporter protein CcmB yields MSFFRVVRWVIWKDLICEIRGREMISSMFFFALIVILIFSFSFSMDQQMVKSLMGGIIWVAFVFTGIIGLGKSFLSETENDCLECLQMSPIPRTAIYVGKLVSNFFFMLIVEVILFPLFVIFFNLDVVDKIPILMIIFVLGSFGLSALGTLFSAMTVQIRAREVLLPVLLLPLAVPLIIGSVEATRGVLSTDPFSFYRHWMELVVIFDVVFTIVSFWVFEFIMDY; encoded by the coding sequence ATGAGCTTTTTTAGAGTGGTCCGATGGGTCATCTGGAAGGATTTAATATGTGAGATTCGGGGGCGAGAAATGATCTCATCCATGTTTTTCTTTGCCCTAATTGTTATTTTAATATTTAGTTTTAGCTTTTCCATGGACCAACAAATGGTAAAAAGCCTAATGGGTGGGATCATTTGGGTGGCCTTTGTTTTCACTGGCATTATCGGTTTGGGAAAGTCCTTTTTATCGGAGACCGAAAATGATTGTTTGGAATGTCTTCAAATGAGTCCTATCCCAAGAACGGCAATCTACGTTGGAAAGTTGGTGAGCAATTTCTTTTTTATGTTAATTGTTGAGGTCATTTTATTTCCTTTGTTTGTGATCTTTTTTAATTTGGATGTGGTTGATAAAATTCCGATTCTCATGATAATATTTGTTCTGGGTTCTTTTGGGCTTTCCGCTCTTGGAACCCTTTTCTCCGCCATGACGGTTCAAATCCGGGCAAGGGAGGTTTTACTTCCCGTTCTTCTTTTGCCCCTGGCGGTTCCTTTAATTATTGGATCGGTAGAGGCAACAAGGGGTGTTCTCAGTACCGACCCTTTTTCGTTTTATAGGCATTGGATGGAATTGGTGGTTATTTTTGATGTGGTTTTTACAATTGTATCTTTTTGGGTTTTTGAGTTTATAATGGATTACTAA
- a CDS encoding heme lyase CcmF/NrfE family subunit, whose product MFVDIGNFAVVTALVLSLVGIVTPIIGLKTKNPAWVQAGRQAVTLIFFLLSIGMISLVFAFVTRDFSVKYVMATSNSRLPWFYTVAALWGGHEGSLLLWVWILATFCTVAAWLHWRTQPAIIPYLLSIQSLVMFGFLSLIVFLSNPFDRIFPVPLEGKDLNPLLQDPAMVVHPPLLYLGYVGFSIPFAFAMAALLSGRLGEEWLKVTQRWTLFAWFMLTAGIMMGGYWAYYELGWGGYWGWDPVENASFMPWLVGTAFLHSVMVQEKRKMFKVWNIFLIIVTFSLSLIGTFLVRSGVLSSVHTFATDPGRGLYILAFLTVILGFSFGTLILRSHKLKSEVELDSVVSRESMFLFNNLFFLIAMVTVFLGTLYPLLVETLQASKVSVGPPYYNAVFMPIALGLVLLMGIAPSISWRKASGENIRKNFLIPSLVALVGLIVGWGVGVRNAYALAGVTVVSFVAATIFIDFGKVSSFWAKRNQVHFLKGLTTAFSKNQRRYAGLVTHFGVLVLIMGIIASTIYQTEKVVPMKIGDQLQLKQYTLTMVDLREVQGPNWTAQEGAFDVYRGETFITTLHPQKRIYPDSQTPTTESAIYTIRLGHLFLTMPEISPEGVIVRALVNPLVLLVWIGGGIMGLGVLLNIFRPRREPT is encoded by the coding sequence ATGTTTGTTGATATTGGTAATTTTGCCGTTGTAACAGCGCTGGTTTTGTCTTTGGTGGGAATCGTAACACCCATCATTGGCCTCAAAACCAAAAACCCTGCCTGGGTCCAGGCCGGGCGACAAGCGGTTACCCTCATTTTCTTTCTGTTGTCCATCGGAATGATTTCTCTTGTTTTTGCCTTTGTAACAAGAGATTTTTCCGTGAAATATGTGATGGCCACCTCCAACAGCCGGCTTCCTTGGTTTTACACCGTTGCGGCACTTTGGGGGGGGCATGAAGGCTCTTTATTACTTTGGGTTTGGATTTTGGCAACTTTTTGTACGGTGGCCGCATGGCTTCACTGGAGAACCCAACCCGCGATCATACCCTATCTTTTATCTATCCAGTCTTTGGTTATGTTTGGGTTCCTTTCGCTTATTGTATTTCTTTCTAACCCATTTGATCGAATCTTTCCGGTTCCACTAGAGGGAAAGGATTTAAATCCACTCCTTCAGGATCCTGCCATGGTGGTTCATCCGCCACTTCTTTATCTTGGATACGTTGGATTTTCCATTCCTTTTGCCTTTGCCATGGCGGCTCTTCTTTCAGGGCGTTTAGGAGAAGAATGGTTAAAGGTAACTCAACGATGGACTCTTTTTGCTTGGTTTATGTTAACGGCCGGAATTATGATGGGGGGGTATTGGGCCTATTACGAGTTGGGGTGGGGGGGGTATTGGGGTTGGGATCCCGTTGAGAACGCATCCTTCATGCCCTGGCTGGTGGGAACGGCCTTTCTTCATTCGGTCATGGTTCAAGAAAAACGAAAGATGTTTAAAGTTTGGAATATCTTTTTAATTATTGTGACCTTCTCTCTTTCCTTAATCGGAACTTTCCTGGTCCGTAGTGGGGTTCTCTCTTCTGTACATACCTTTGCCACCGATCCAGGCCGGGGTCTTTATATTCTTGCCTTTTTAACGGTGATTTTGGGTTTTTCTTTTGGGACACTGATTCTGCGTTCCCATAAATTAAAAAGCGAGGTGGAGTTAGATTCGGTTGTTTCCAGGGAATCGATGTTTCTTTTTAATAACCTTTTTTTTCTCATTGCCATGGTTACGGTTTTTCTTGGAACGTTATACCCGCTTTTGGTTGAAACCCTTCAGGCCAGCAAGGTTTCGGTGGGGCCTCCTTACTATAATGCTGTTTTTATGCCCATTGCACTAGGATTGGTTTTATTAATGGGGATTGCCCCTTCAATTTCTTGGCGAAAGGCTTCGGGGGAAAATATCCGGAAAAACTTTTTGATTCCATCCCTTGTGGCCTTGGTGGGTTTAATCGTGGGTTGGGGAGTAGGGGTACGGAATGCCTACGCATTAGCGGGGGTCACTGTGGTAAGCTTTGTGGCGGCAACTATTTTTATTGATTTTGGGAAAGTCTCTTCCTTTTGGGCAAAGCGTAATCAGGTTCATTTTCTAAAGGGGTTGACCACTGCTTTTTCTAAAAATCAGCGCCGGTATGCAGGCTTAGTGACCCACTTTGGCGTCTTGGTCTTAATTATGGGAATCATCGCCTCCACTATCTATCAGACCGAAAAAGTGGTTCCTATGAAAATAGGTGATCAACTTCAGTTAAAGCAGTACACCCTGACCATGGTGGATCTGCGGGAAGTACAAGGCCCAAACTGGACCGCCCAGGAGGGAGCTTTTGATGTATACCGGGGGGAGACTTTTATTACCACCCTGCATCCTCAAAAGCGGATTTATCCGGACTCCCAGACTCCCACTACGGAATCTGCAATTTATACCATACGCCTGGGCCACCTTTTTTTAACCATGCCGGAAATATCTCCTGAAGGGGTCATTGTGAGGGCGTTGGTTAACCCACTGGTTCTTTTGGTTTGGATAGGTGGGGGAATTATGGGTTTAGGCGTTTTATTGAATATTTTCCGGCCCAGAAGGGAGCCGACGTGA
- a CDS encoding cytochrome c maturation protein CcmE, translated as MNLFYLRWFIIFFAGAVIVGFGVQRYIDEVTTITPKEALQQESGKVVRVMGTLQGGSLLRNVSPKETTFLLSGEGVELPVRYSGPPSDSLRELKTLVVIGSWNPSDQELKSQSLGLVPNYGFISAAYIVTFFPMILFLFHMERKVRLLYIEIKEAKAYKPEER; from the coding sequence GTGAACCTGTTCTATCTGCGATGGTTTATCATTTTTTTCGCTGGGGCTGTCATTGTTGGCTTTGGGGTCCAGCGGTATATTGATGAGGTGACCACCATCACTCCGAAAGAGGCTTTACAGCAAGAATCCGGGAAGGTCGTGAGGGTGATGGGGACTCTCCAAGGGGGCAGTCTTCTTCGGAATGTTTCGCCCAAAGAAACAACCTTTTTGCTCTCGGGAGAGGGGGTTGAGCTTCCCGTTCGCTATTCAGGGCCGCCTTCCGATAGTCTAAGGGAACTAAAAACCTTGGTGGTCATTGGAAGTTGGAATCCTTCAGATCAGGAATTGAAATCACAGAGTTTAGGGTTGGTTCCAAATTATGGTTTTATTTCAGCCGCTTATATAGTTACATTTTTTCCAATGATTCTTTTTCTCTTTCATATGGAACGCAAGGTCCGGTTGTTGTATATTGAAATCAAAGAAGCCAAAGCCTACAAACCGGAGGAGAGGTGA